ACAGTACGTGAAAATAATTGGCAGTCGGCTCAAGACAAGGGAATCGATTGGTTAACCGTCGGTGACTTTTCATTTTATGATCAGGTCTTAGATACGTCTGTCTTGTTAGGCGTTGTACCTGAGCGTTTTGAAGCAGGCAAAGCCGATAACTTATTGGATAATTACTTCCGCATTGCTCGCGGCTCTGCTCCTGAGGGAAAGCAGGTACAGCCGAGCGAGATGACGAAATGGTTTAATACCAATTATCATTACATTGTTCCAGAGTTTACAGAGGAGCAGAGTTTTTCGCTTAACTTTGATCTTTTGGCTCCGCAAATCGAGCAAGCAAAACAATATTCAGCAAAATTAAAGTTGCAGCTAATTGGGCCAGTCAGTTATTTGTGGTTGGGTAAAGCGCGCGCTAGCAATGAGTTTGATAAGTTAGGCCTGCTACCCAAATTAGTGAAAACTTATCAAGAATTATTGACTCACTTGAAAACGGAAGGTGTTGAGTGGGTACAAATCGAGGAGCCGATATTGGCCCTAGATCTTGATGATAAGTGGTTGAATGCGATTACTCAGGCTTATACTGAGCTTGGTTCAGAGTCAGAAGTAAAATTATTGTTAACCACTTATTTTGGCCATATTGCTGATAAGTTTGATCGCGTAGCGGAGTTGCCTGTTGATGGCTTGCACCTTGACGTGGTTAGCGGAGGGATTGATCAGTTGTCGGAGGTTGTTGATTACTGGCCAAAATCTAAAGTACTCTCGGTTGGTATTGTCAACGGACGTAATGTTTGGCGAAACGACTTACGACAAAGTTTAAAGGCGCTGGGGGCTATTAAGTCGCGTTATGGCGATAACTTATGGCTGTCGTCGTCTTGCTCGTTGCTTCACAGTCCTGTGGATCTCAGAAGTGAGCAGCAACTTGATGCCGAGCTGACGTCCTGGCTGGCATTTGCCGAGCAGAAAGTGCAGGAGATAGCTGATCTGACCGCGGCATTAGTAAAAGGCGAAGAGGCGGTGAGAATTGCGCTGGAAGCGAGTGATGCATCGGTTGCATCGAAAAAAACATCATCACGTGTTCATGATCTGAACGTTCAAGAGCGAACAACCAATATCACGGACATCTTGCGCCAACGTCAATCAGAGTTCTCTCAACGAAAATTGGCACAACGAGCGCACTTCAACTTCCCTGTTCTGGCAACCACAACCATCGGCTCGTTTCCACAAACGGATTCCATTCGACAGGCGCGTCGTGCTTTTAAAGCTGCGGATATCAGTGAACAAGAATACACATTGGCGATACAGAAGGAAATTCAACAAGCGATTCATGAGCAGGAGGCTGTTGGTCTGGATGTGTTGGTTCACGGGGAAGCCGAGCGAAATGACATGGTTGAGTATTTTGGTGAGCAATTAAACGGCTTTGCGTTTACGCAGTTTGGTTGGGTCCAGAGTTACGGTAGTCGCTGTGTGAAACCGCCGATTATTTATGGTGATGTGTCGCGAAAACAAGCGATAACAGTAGAGTGGTCGAAATACGCTCAGTCACTTTCTCATAAAAAAGTGAAAGGAATGTTAACTGGCCCAACAACCATTCTGGCGTGGTCCTTTGAGCGAGAAGATTTACCCGCGCCACAGATCGCGGATCAAATTGCCTTGGCCCTACGTGATGAAGTGTTGGATTTAGAAAAGCACGGTATTGATGTTATTCAGATCGATGAACCTGCGTTCCGTGAATTATTGCCGCTACGAAAGAGTGAACAGCCAGAATATTTAGAGTGGTCGGTGAATGCCTTTAGGTTGTCAGCATCCGGCGTTGCGGACACGACACAAATTCATACCCACATGTGTTATTCGGAATTTAATGAAATCATAGACTCCATTGCACGACTGGATGCGGATGTGATAACGATTGAGTCATCACGCTCGGACATGGAGTTGTTGCAGATTTTTAATGACTTCAAGTATCCGAATGAGATTGGTCCCGGAGTTTATGATATTCACTCACCCCGTATTCCTACTAAAGAAGAAGTCAGTGAACTGATCGAGTTGGCGGCGAAGCATGTTCCTGTGGATCAGTTGTGGGTTAATCCCGATTGTGGATTGAAAACCCGTAATTGGGATCAGGTTAGGCCTGCATTGAAGAATCTAGTTGAAGCTGCGGTTGAGGCGCGCCAGAAATTATCGGCTTAACTTCGGGGAATATTTATTGGCAGAAACAAAAAAAGCCAGAGCGTTTGCTCTGGCTTTTTTACTGTTCTGTTCTAAACGAGGTTAGAACTACCAGATTTTAACGCGTTTTTCAGGCGCTAAGTACATCTCATCCGTCGGTTCTACGTTAAACGCTTCGTAGAATTCAGGCATGTTACGTACGGTACCGTTTGCACGGAATTCGCTTGGCGAATGCGGGTCCGTGTCAATACGCTTACGAAGTTCTTCATCACGGTATTTACGACGCCATACTTGAGCCCAGCCGTAGAAAACACGCTGATCACCAGACATGCCATCAATAACCGGTGCTTTGTCACCGTCTTTAGAGATTTGGTAAGCTTTATAAGCAATCGTTAGACCACCTAAGTCACCAATGTTCTCACCTTGAGTGAATTCACCGTTAACGTGAACACCATCAAGAACCGTAAAGTTATTGTACTGTGCTACGAGTTTATCAGTACGCTTCTCGAACTCTGTTAAGTCTTCCTCAGTCCACCAATTGCGAAGTTTGCCGTCACCGTCGTACTGTGCGCCTGAGTCATCAAACCCGTGGCCCATTTCGTGACCAATAACCGCGCCGATACCGCCGTAGTTCACCGCATCGTCAGCTTCCATGTTAAAGAATGGTGGCTGTAGAATGGCTGCTGGGAAGACGATTTCGTTCATCACAGGATTGTAGTAAGCGTTAACCGTTTGTGGGGTCATGAACCACTCTGTACGATCAATCGGTTGACCAAGCTTTTCACGGTTTTTCTTAACCTGCATTAATGCTGAACGCTTCATGTTGCCATAAAGATCGTCATCTTTAATTACTAAGTCAGAGTAATCTTTCCACTTATCAGGGTAGCCGATTTTTGGCGTGAACTTGCTGAGTTTATCCAACGCTTGCTTTTTCGTGTCTTCACTCATCCACTCAAGTTCTTTAATCCCTTGAGCGTATGCGCGACGTAGGTTTTCAACTAACTCAACCATGCGCTCTTTCGCTTCTGGCTTGAAGTGTTTTTTGACGTAGATTTTGCCAACCACTTCGCCTAACGTACCGTTGATAACGTTAACACCACGCTTCCAACGCGGTTCTTGTTCTTCAACACCACTCAATACGCCTTGATAGAAGCGGAAGTTTTCTTTGTCCATTGCTTCGTTAAGAAAGCTCGCACTATTCGTAATCGCGTGCCACTGGAAATACGTCTTCCAGTCTTCCAGCGGGACTTCCTTAAACATATCATTAAGGGCCGCGAAGTAGTCTGGTTGGCCGATGATTACATTGTCGATATCACCCAACATGGCGTTATCGTGCCAGCGATCCCAGTCGAGGTTAGACAAAGTGTTTTGTAAATCAGCGAAGCTCATTTTGTTGTAACGAGCAACAGGGTTACGCAATTTTTCTTTTGGCCAATGTTTTTGTGCAATCGCCGTTTCTAAGCCCATGACTTTAGCGGCTTTATCTTCGCCACCTTCAACGCCAGCCAGCTCAAACATCTTTGCGATGTGTTCAACATATTGGTCGCGTACTTTCTGGCTCTTCTCATCTTCTTTTAAGTAAGAGTCACGGCTTGGAAGGCCAAGGCCACTTTGATTCATTTGGGTAATATAGTTATCAGGCTCTTTCGCATCGACATAAACGTATGTGCTGAATGGCGACGTTGAAACCATTTGCGCATAAGCGAGGTATTCTGACAAATCCGATAGGTTTTCGATAGAAGCAATACGGTCTAGCTCGGGTTGTATCGGCGTTGTGCCTAATTCTTCAAGTTTGTCCGTATTCATGTAGCTTTCGAACAAGTCACCCACTTGCTGCTCTTCAGTACCGTCAGCAGCTTTTGTTTGTGCCGCTTCTTCAATGATAGCGCGAACGTCTTTTTTAGCTTGCTCGGCTAATTTAGTAAATGAGCCGTAGTTTGATTTATCCGCTGGGATTTCAAACTCTTTTAACCATTTACCATTAACGTGGCGGAACAGATCGTCTTGAGCGCGAACCGAACGATCGATGTACTTAGTCTCGATACCTGACACAAGTTGCTGCTTGGCTTCCTGTTTCTCTGAAGCTGTAACTTTTTGTTCGCTAGCCTGTACTTCAGTCTTAGTGGCAGCTGTTTCTTTCTGAGGTTGTTCAGAATTACACGCCGCTAAAACGGCTAAGCATACTGAGCTTATAACCAGTTTTTTCATAGTGACACCTGTTTTATTTGTGAAGTTAGAATTTTGTTAGCACAACATACTACCAGAATTGTAGGGCAGTGGAAGTGCTGCAAGTCTGCTAATCGTTACAGAATATGTCTAGAGAGTCTTTTTAGTAAGGCTATGTGGAGGGACGGTCTGGGGAGAAGTGGCGATCCCCGCAGCAGCGGGAATCTGGATTATAAGGGCGTGACTATTTCAGTTCAGGTTGTAGCTTTAGGATTTTTTCCAACATGTCACCTTCGACCGCTACTTTTTGGTTACTGCGATAATCGATCATCACGATTTTGCAGTGTCCTAACGTGGTCACCGTCTGTTGCTTTTCGCTAAAAGCTTGATACTCCATGACAAAACCGAACTCATTCAACTCACTAATCTTAGTGCCGATGTGTAAGGTGTCTGGATAAACCACTGGGCGACGGTAGCGGCAATAGATATCGCCAAGAATTGGGCCAACCGGTGAGGTTTTGATGTTGGCTTCCATCTTCATCGTTTCCATATAGGCAATACGGGCGCTCTCAAAGTAACGGATATAGCTAACATTGTTGACGTGCTGAAAAGCGTCCATTTCTCCCCATGCTACGCGAATAGGAAGTACAACAGGAAAGTCTTGGGTAAATTGTTCAAGGGTGTCAGCTGAATGTGCTTTCATAATCATTGTTAAGATGGTTGTTTAACTCATCCGACCATCTTAACAAGGATTAGAACTGAGGCGAATAGATTTCTTCAATCAAACTCAGTTGCTAGCCGATGTTTACAAATTGGATTGGCTGCTCTTGTGTCTCTGCGTCATCATCATTGTCGTCAATCGGCAGACTTGAGAAATCAGGCGCGTCGAACAAGGTATCGCCACCCGATTTTTGGCTAAGGACGTCTTGTGTCAGGCCTTGAAAATCATACAGCTCGGTATCAGCCAAGTGTGAGGGAGCTACGTTGCTCATGGCTTTGAAAATAGTTTCGATCCGGCCAGGGTATTTACGATCCCAGTCTTGTAGCATCATTTTGATATTTTGGCGCTGTAAATTTTCCTGTGAGCCACAAAGGTTGCACGGAATGATTGGGAACTGCTTTTCCTGCGCGAATTTGGCGATATCCTTTTCCTTACAGTAAGCAAGGGGGCGTATAACGATATGTTTACCGTCGTCGCTTTTTAGCTTTGGTGGCATGGATTTCATCGAGCCACCAAAGAACATGTTGAGAAATAGCGTCTCAATCATGTCATCGCGATGATGGCCCAGGGCAATTTTGGTAATGCCGTTACGCTCTGCCCAGCCATAAATCACGCCGCGTCGTAGCCTTGAACAAAGGCCGCAGGTGGTTTTGCCTTCTGGAATCACTCGTTTGACAACGCTATAGGTGTCTTCCTCAATGATTTCATAAGGAATATCGAGTGTCGATAAATAGTTCGGTAATACTTCCTCAGGGAATCCGGGTTGCTTTTGATCGAGGTTAACAGCGATCAAGTCGAACTTTACTGGAGCGCTCTTTTGTAGATTCATTAAGATATCAAGCAGAGTGTAAGAGTCCTTACCGCCGGATAAACAAACCATGATTTTGTCGCCTTCCTCAATCATAGAAAAGTCCATGATGGCTTTTCCAACATTGCGACGAAGGCGTTTTTGGAGCTTATTAAACTCTAGTTTTGAGCGTCGTTCGGTCATTTTTAGAAGTAGCATTACAAGCAGTTCTTAACAAGGACGTGAATTATAGCTAAAAAAGTGGGCTGAGACTAAGGAAAACCGTACCAAAATCTACATCAAATGCCTTAGGAGCTCTGTGAAATGCAGCCTTTTTCACCAAACTTTGATGCCTTATAATGTTAAATTATAATAAATTATTGTGGCAGACTGTCGCAAAAGGCCGGTGTGTGGTATTTATAGCCACTGTGAAGGTTTACTCGACTGGGTATGAAAGATATCTGTGAATATTTGGGGTGGTTATTAGTAAGTTATGAAAAGCTTAAAATGTAAGTTAACAGCAGTCATGGTTGCAATCGGAGGGTTTTTGGCATCAGGTGCCAAAGCTGCGACGGTTGAATTTCAGGTGGATTGGCCGCAATGGTCACAAGAAAACCGTATTGAGTTTTATAATACTGCAGTGGATGCTGTTGATCGCGATAACGATGGTAATACTACTGAAATCATTAATAGTAACTTGGTGACCACGCGCTATGGCGGGGAAAATGCCATGTGTGTGCCTGGCTTTTGCTCTAATGCGGCGACCGCTAACACTCCTTTTACTCAAACATATACTTTTAATAATGTTCCTGCGGGTAACTACAGCATTGTCATGTATGACAGCTTTGGTGATGGTTGGGACGGCGGTGGTGATGTAACCGTTTTTATCAATGGTGTGAATATTGGTAGTGCTTCGGTTCCAACTACAGGTACATCAACATCAGTTGCGACAGCGACTTTTGCTGTAAGTGATACGGCTACTGGAACCACCACTCAGACGTGTTCTAACACCAGCTTAACCAGTGCTTGGTCGAATTTAGCTTCAAGTCCCCAAGCCACCTCTGGCTCGATTCCTGTGGCAATCACGACCTCGACGACCTCTCCAGCATCATGGGTATTTAGCGCTGACACCATGAATACGATTAATGCCTGGAGCTCAACAGCGGTTCAAGGGCGTCAATCCTTAGGAACATTATTTGAGTGGGACCCAACGCCCGGAGCCAACGGTTTTGAGCCTGTTTATCAGGCCGTTAATACCGATGGTGCGGTTAATGATAATGATCCCGGTGGTCTTGGTACCCTGCAAATCAGTTTTGGTGGCAGAACCGTAAATAATGCGATTGTTCACCTAGATCGTGTGGGTGGTGTCGGTGGAGGCGTTGCTAACTCTGCTCGTTGGTCGACCAATACAGCTGGTGTCACTTTAGGCCGTTTAGCTGGGGTAGGGCACTTTCGAACCTTTACTAACAACACCTTGTTTAGAACCATGCTTGTGCAGTCAGCAAACACAGAGTCATCCACAAACGGAGCAAACGGAACCGCCGCGGGCTCTGTTGTCTACCGAGGTCAATATTCTTCTTTGAGTCTTGGCCTAGACGGTATAGGGCTGGAAGGAGCTGGTGGTGACGGCATGGAGATGGTGGTTTGTGTTCCGCAGTCGGATTTATCGTTAACTCAAACGGTTAGCAACAACGCTCCTAATGTCGGCGAAAATATCACTTTTACATTAACCCTGGTCAACAACGGTCCAGACGGCGCTAACAATATTCAGGTGAGGGATATTTTGCCGGCCGAGTTAGATTTTGTATCTTCAACGGCAAGTCAAGGCAGTTACAGCTCGGCGTCGGGTGTTTGGACCGTGGGTACGGTTGCTAACGGTAACTCTGTGACGTTGAACATCGTCGCTAGCCCCAATACTGCCACAGTCATCACTAACCAGGCTGAAATTATTAATGCTGATCGTGTCGATCCAGACTCTGAGTTTAGAAGTGGCTTTGCGACGGATGATTTGTCTGACGGTATTGCGGATGACGATGAGTCTTCTGTTGACGTGAGTGCGGGCGTGGTCGACATTGCGGTCAGCAAAACATCGGTCAATGACTTTGTGCCGGGCGGAACCGATACTTATACCATAGTGGTCAGCAACTCTGGGCCAAGTGAAGCAAACGGTGTTGCCATTTCAGATAACTTACCGTCGGGTGTGACCTTAAGTGGTAGCTGGAGCTGCGTATCTTCTGGTGGGGCCTCGTGTAGTGCTGCGTCAGGTGGTGCAGCTGGCGGTACTAGCGTCAGTTTAACTGCTGATATCCCCGCTGGCGGCCAAGTTACTGTGACGATGCCAGTCAACTACAGCGATAACCCATCAGATTTCTAAGTTAGGTTTTATTATGAAAAAAGCAGTGTATTTAATTGTTATCAGTCTGTTTGTGATGCCCTTGTTTGGAGCTCAGTTGCAAATGGTTCAGCCGGAAGCGACTGCGACAAACGTTATTATCATAAAAAGCTCTAACAC
The Kangiella marina DNA segment above includes these coding regions:
- a CDS encoding DUF11 domain-containing protein → MKSLKCKLTAVMVAIGGFLASGAKAATVEFQVDWPQWSQENRIEFYNTAVDAVDRDNDGNTTEIINSNLVTTRYGGENAMCVPGFCSNAATANTPFTQTYTFNNVPAGNYSIVMYDSFGDGWDGGGDVTVFINGVNIGSASVPTTGTSTSVATATFAVSDTATGTTTQTCSNTSLTSAWSNLASSPQATSGSIPVAITTSTTSPASWVFSADTMNTINAWSSTAVQGRQSLGTLFEWDPTPGANGFEPVYQAVNTDGAVNDNDPGGLGTLQISFGGRTVNNAIVHLDRVGGVGGGVANSARWSTNTAGVTLGRLAGVGHFRTFTNNTLFRTMLVQSANTESSTNGANGTAAGSVVYRGQYSSLSLGLDGIGLEGAGGDGMEMVVCVPQSDLSLTQTVSNNAPNVGENITFTLTLVNNGPDGANNIQVRDILPAELDFVSSTASQGSYSSASGVWTVGTVANGNSVTLNIVASPNTATVITNQAEIINADRVDPDSEFRSGFATDDLSDGIADDDESSVDVSAGVVDIAVSKTSVNDFVPGGTDTYTIVVSNSGPSEANGVAISDNLPSGVTLSGSWSCVSSGGASCSAASGGAAGGTSVSLTADIPAGGQVTVTMPVNYSDNPSDF
- a CDS encoding thioesterase family protein — encoded protein: MKAHSADTLEQFTQDFPVVLPIRVAWGEMDAFQHVNNVSYIRYFESARIAYMETMKMEANIKTSPVGPILGDIYCRYRRPVVYPDTLHIGTKISELNEFGFVMEYQAFSEKQQTVTTLGHCKIVMIDYRSNQKVAVEGDMLEKILKLQPELK
- the metE gene encoding 5-methyltetrahydropteroyltriglutamate--homocysteine S-methyltransferase, with the translated sequence MAQSHVLGLPRVGAKRELKFALEQYWRKEISQEQLQQVATTVRENNWQSAQDKGIDWLTVGDFSFYDQVLDTSVLLGVVPERFEAGKADNLLDNYFRIARGSAPEGKQVQPSEMTKWFNTNYHYIVPEFTEEQSFSLNFDLLAPQIEQAKQYSAKLKLQLIGPVSYLWLGKARASNEFDKLGLLPKLVKTYQELLTHLKTEGVEWVQIEEPILALDLDDKWLNAITQAYTELGSESEVKLLLTTYFGHIADKFDRVAELPVDGLHLDVVSGGIDQLSEVVDYWPKSKVLSVGIVNGRNVWRNDLRQSLKALGAIKSRYGDNLWLSSSCSLLHSPVDLRSEQQLDAELTSWLAFAEQKVQEIADLTAALVKGEEAVRIALEASDASVASKKTSSRVHDLNVQERTTNITDILRQRQSEFSQRKLAQRAHFNFPVLATTTIGSFPQTDSIRQARRAFKAADISEQEYTLAIQKEIQQAIHEQEAVGLDVLVHGEAERNDMVEYFGEQLNGFAFTQFGWVQSYGSRCVKPPIIYGDVSRKQAITVEWSKYAQSLSHKKVKGMLTGPTTILAWSFEREDLPAPQIADQIALALRDEVLDLEKHGIDVIQIDEPAFRELLPLRKSEQPEYLEWSVNAFRLSASGVADTTQIHTHMCYSEFNEIIDSIARLDADVITIESSRSDMELLQIFNDFKYPNEIGPGVYDIHSPRIPTKEEVSELIELAAKHVPVDQLWVNPDCGLKTRNWDQVRPALKNLVEAAVEARQKLSA
- a CDS encoding M13 family metallopeptidase — its product is MKKLVISSVCLAVLAACNSEQPQKETAATKTEVQASEQKVTASEKQEAKQQLVSGIETKYIDRSVRAQDDLFRHVNGKWLKEFEIPADKSNYGSFTKLAEQAKKDVRAIIEEAAQTKAADGTEEQQVGDLFESYMNTDKLEELGTTPIQPELDRIASIENLSDLSEYLAYAQMVSTSPFSTYVYVDAKEPDNYITQMNQSGLGLPSRDSYLKEDEKSQKVRDQYVEHIAKMFELAGVEGGEDKAAKVMGLETAIAQKHWPKEKLRNPVARYNKMSFADLQNTLSNLDWDRWHDNAMLGDIDNVIIGQPDYFAALNDMFKEVPLEDWKTYFQWHAITNSASFLNEAMDKENFRFYQGVLSGVEEQEPRWKRGVNVINGTLGEVVGKIYVKKHFKPEAKERMVELVENLRRAYAQGIKELEWMSEDTKKQALDKLSKFTPKIGYPDKWKDYSDLVIKDDDLYGNMKRSALMQVKKNREKLGQPIDRTEWFMTPQTVNAYYNPVMNEIVFPAAILQPPFFNMEADDAVNYGGIGAVIGHEMGHGFDDSGAQYDGDGKLRNWWTEEDLTEFEKRTDKLVAQYNNFTVLDGVHVNGEFTQGENIGDLGGLTIAYKAYQISKDGDKAPVIDGMSGDQRVFYGWAQVWRRKYRDEELRKRIDTDPHSPSEFRANGTVRNMPEFYEAFNVEPTDEMYLAPEKRVKIW
- the ttcA gene encoding tRNA 2-thiocytidine(32) synthetase TtcA, with translation MTERRSKLEFNKLQKRLRRNVGKAIMDFSMIEEGDKIMVCLSGGKDSYTLLDILMNLQKSAPVKFDLIAVNLDQKQPGFPEEVLPNYLSTLDIPYEIIEEDTYSVVKRVIPEGKTTCGLCSRLRRGVIYGWAERNGITKIALGHHRDDMIETLFLNMFFGGSMKSMPPKLKSDDGKHIVIRPLAYCKEKDIAKFAQEKQFPIIPCNLCGSQENLQRQNIKMMLQDWDRKYPGRIETIFKAMSNVAPSHLADTELYDFQGLTQDVLSQKSGGDTLFDAPDFSSLPIDDNDDDAETQEQPIQFVNIG